DNA sequence from the Vicia villosa cultivar HV-30 ecotype Madison, WI linkage group LG3, Vvil1.0, whole genome shotgun sequence genome:
ATAATTGGTCTTGGTGGGATGGGTAAGACCACCCTTGCTCGGCTCGTCTACAATGACAACAAGGTGCAAAAGTGTTTTGAACTTAAAGCTTGGGTCTATGTTTCAAATCCATTTGATATTACCAGACTCACTAAAGAAATTCTCGAGCAATTTAATTCTTCACCAAATAGTGAAAGCTTGGAAATACTCCAACGCCAATTGCAACAGAAGGTAACAGGCAAGAAATGTTTGCTTGTTCTAGATGATATTTGGAACGCAAATGAGAAAAGTTGGAATCATTTACTAACTCCCTTTAACAAAGGATCTTCTGGAAGTAAAATTATTGTGACCACACGAAATAAGGACGATGCATTAGCCATGGAATCTGCCGAGTTATTTGAATTAGAAAAATTGGGGGAGACTGATTGTTGGAATTTATTTGTGACACATGCTTTTCGCAACAAAAACGTGAGTGAATATCCAGATTATGAATCAATTGGAAGGATGATTCTAGACGACAAGTGTGGAGGGTTGCCATTAGCCGTGGAATCAATGGGGAAGCTCTTgagaagaaaattctctaaaagtGAATGGGATAAAATATTAAAGACTGATATGTGGTGTCTATCAGAGAGAGACAGTGACATAAATCCAGTATTGAGACTGAGTTACCATAATCTTCCTTCCATTTCGAAGCGATGTTTTGCTTATTGTTCCATATTTCCCAGGGGTTATACGTTTCAAAAGAACAATTTAATCAATCTTTGGATGACATATGGTTTGTTGAACTCTTACAAAAGTGTCAAAAGTAAAGAAGAGTTGGGTAGTGAATCGTTTGAAGATCTTGAATCAATTTCATTTTTCCAAAGATCACTAGATTTTGATGGTTGTTTTGTCATGCATGATCTTGTCAATGATTTGGCAAAATCAGAGTCTCGAGACTTTTGCTTCCAAGTTAAAGGTGATAATGTGGAAGATATATCTGAAAGGACACGCCACATTTCATGTTCTCTTTATTTGAAAGCCGACGATGAGATATTAAAGCACATTTATAGAGCTAAGGGATTACACAGCTTGTTGGTAGAAACACCAAGAGATGGTGGTAAACGCTTCTTGATAAGCAACGATGTGCAATGTGATTTGTTTTCAAAGGTAAAACATTTGCGGATGTTGTCGTTTTGTGGTGTTAGAGATGAACACATAAAGTTACAACTAGGAGTACAGATAGGCAATTTAAAGTTTTTGCGCTATCTAGACGTGTCTTGGACAAGTATTCACATGTTGCCTGATTCTATTTGTGAGCTTTACAATTTAGAGACACTGATATTGGAAGGGTGTTTTAGTTTCATGGTACTTCCTAAAGATTTTTTCAAACTTGACCATTTACGCTATCTTAATCTGGAAGGAACTGCAATAAGGGAGATGCCAAAGAACATAAGGAAACTAAACCATCTACAAATGCTGACTAATTTTTGTGTGGGAGCTTCGAGTGGGTCTGATATTGAGGAGTTGGAAAatctcaatcttcttcaaggaaaACTTTGTCTTTCAAGATTAAACAAtgtcactgatccaacacatgcCGTAAAGACCCGTTTGCAAGATAAGAAGTTTTTAGAAGAAATACATATGAAATATGATAGTTCAGTAGTGGAAAGCAATGTGTCTGTCTTGGACGCCCTTCAACCAAATAACAATCTGAAGAGGCTCACTATTGAGAACTACAATGGCAATATGTTTCCAAATTGGCTAAGTGGTTGTGATTTACCCAACTTAATATCTCTTAAACTGAAGAACTGTAATGGAATAAAGATCATCGACAATAACTCAACAAATGTCCCGTTCAAGTCCCTTGAAGTTTTGGAATTTGACTCCATGTACGAGTGGGAGGAATGGGTATGTATTGAAGGGTTTCCTCGGCTTAAAGAAATTTCTATAACTGATTGTCCCAAATTGAAAAGAGCACTCCCTCCACACCTTCCTTCATTACATAAATTGGTGATTAGTGGTTGCAAAATGCTGGACGTGTCAATTCCCAATTGTGATGAAATCAGAGTGTTGGAACTAAGGAATTGTAAGCGGATTTTGATAAATGAGTTGTCATCCAGCTTGAAAAGGTTTGTCCTTCGTGGAAATCAGTATGTTGAGTTCTCCATGGATCATTTAATCAACAATCCCTTTCTGGAATCGTTGGATTTGGATTTCAAGGACATTGTAGAATGTCCCTCATTTGATTTGTGCTGTTATAACTCTCTGTCCGAACTTTCAATAAGAAGATGGCAGTTCTCCTCCTTTCCTCTTTCACTACATTTGTTCAccaatcttgattttctcttattGTTAGATTGTCCAAGGCTGGAGTCTTTTCCTATGGGAGGTTTTCCTTCCAACTTGAGGTATCTTCCAATAGTTAAATGTCCAAAACTAACTGCTTCCAGAGAGGAGTTGGGTTTATTCCAACTCAAATCTCTGGCTCATTTCCGTGTTGCTGATGATTTTGAAAATGTGGAGTCCTTCCCTGAGCAGAATCTACTGCCACCAACTCTTAAGTCTCTTTATTTGAGTAGTTGTTCAAAGCTTAGAATATTGAACTACAAGGGATTTCTCCACCTCAAATCTCTTAGTTATATACAGATTAACAACTGCCCTGGTCTTGAGAGTTTGCCGGAGGAGGGTCTACCCAACTCCCTTGATACTTTGTTTATTGTAAATTGTCCATTAGTTAAGGAGAAGTACAAAAAGGAGGGAGGAGAGCGTTGGCATACAATTTGTCACATCCCTACTGTGTGGATTGACCATATTTTGCAGCAATAGTTTGAGCGGTAGAAATGAGATGTTTGTCACAGGCAAGTACAACCCAtgtgttcatttttttttcttaattttttatttggcaCAATAATAACACTCTGTGTTTCATTTTGAACAGTGGCAAGTCTACCTGAAGCTCAAAGATCTTGCCGACCAAGACATGCCATTGTGATCAACATGAAGGGGCAATTCAAAAGtatgtgtaaataaataaaaatatggattTCAACTGTTTTCGATTATTGTGTGGTTAATAAGAGTTCGTATTTAACTTTGTTAATTTCTAGTTTCCCTTTTCTGTAGTGTATATTGTGTCTATCTACAAAACAGTAAGACTGGTTATTGTAATATTCTTATTTTGCTATGGATCATAATCTCAAGTTCTGCAAAACCTATTTATATACAAAGTCTCTGTCTACCATGATTTTATCAAAATTCCTTGTGGTTTATGCTTCATAACATTATGCATAGTTCTCTCATGTGACGATAAATCATGTCCTCAAAAATATATATcttcgtcatcatcatcatcatatttgCATAGATGCAACTTCTACAATCTCTAATTTTAGTGTTGCATTGACACAAATTATTCAAAACCATTTCATGCCATTcttcattttgaattttgaatcaatCTATATATTTATAGCAAATGCTAGCACCACTAGTagaaatgttttagttttctaaaaTGTAGTAGCAGTGTTTCAGTTTGGCTGGAATGCAATTATGGAATCGACTTCAACCATTTATGATAGCTGCTGCAGGGCATATGTAGAATGAACTTTTCTGTGTTTTTGTGAACTGATTACTGATACAGCGACTTTTATTTGGTTATGTAAAGGATACTATGCTACTCTTTGTATTGATTACACTGTCTTATAAACACATTACCATACAATTCATACGTGGTACTGTAGTTTTAGGAACTCTTTATGTTTGGCAAGTTTAAATAGAAAAAGATCTTCACAGCATGCGGTTTATGTGAACATTCATAAAGAGACACAATAAATATAAGTATTTATGAATGAGGATGTCTTCTGAAGACACTGATATTTTGGAGGAATTTAGAGTTATATGTACAAAGTAGGATAGTAAAGTAGCAACAAAAATACTAGTATAAATTAGTATAAATTTTTAAAAGCTACAAGAAAATAGTA
Encoded proteins:
- the LOC131593370 gene encoding putative disease resistance protein At3g14460, producing MAGLMVAGAVLTPIIQFTIESLASKYFKDLFNKRLLEKLKITLNSINKVLEDAETKQYQNDEVRIWLDNLKHEVYEVDQLLDEIAASARKTSKRKVKCFSSFFPNQFKSRIKDLLDKLKDLLKHSDVMGLKEGTSARNEVEVGPNFSKRPPTTSLVDESLICGRRVEKEKIVSFLLLDNGSSSNHTPILSIIGLGGMGKTTLARLVYNDNKVQKCFELKAWVYVSNPFDITRLTKEILEQFNSSPNSESLEILQRQLQQKVTGKKCLLVLDDIWNANEKSWNHLLTPFNKGSSGSKIIVTTRNKDDALAMESAELFELEKLGETDCWNLFVTHAFRNKNVSEYPDYESIGRMILDDKCGGLPLAVESMGKLLRRKFSKSEWDKILKTDMWCLSERDSDINPVLRLSYHNLPSISKRCFAYCSIFPRGYTFQKNNLINLWMTYGLLNSYKSVKSKEELGSESFEDLESISFFQRSLDFDGCFVMHDLVNDLAKSESRDFCFQVKGDNVEDISERTRHISCSLYLKADDEILKHIYRAKGLHSLLVETPRDGGKRFLISNDVQCDLFSKVKHLRMLSFCGVRDEHIKLQLGVQIGNLKFLRYLDVSWTSIHMLPDSICELYNLETLILEGCFSFMVLPKDFFKLDHLRYLNLEGTAIREMPKNIRKLNHLQMLTNFCVGASSGSDIEELENLNLLQGKLCLSRLNNVTDPTHAVKTRLQDKKFLEEIHMKYDSSVVESNVSVLDALQPNNNLKRLTIENYNGNMFPNWLSGCDLPNLISLKLKNCNGIKIIDNNSTNVPFKSLEVLEFDSMYEWEEWVCIEGFPRLKEISITDCPKLKRALPPHLPSLHKLVISGCKMLDVSIPNCDEIRVLELRNCKRILINELSSSLKRFVLRGNQYVEFSMDHLINNPFLESLDLDFKDIVECPSFDLCCYNSLSELSIRRWQFSSFPLSLHLFTNLDFLLLLDCPRLESFPMGGFPSNLRYLPIVKCPKLTASREELGLFQLKSLAHFRVADDFENVESFPEQNLLPPTLKSLYLSSCSKLRILNYKGFLHLKSLSYIQINNCPGLESLPEEGLPNSLDTLFIVNCPLVKEKYKKEGGERWHTICHIPTVWIDHILQQ